From one Anguilla rostrata isolate EN2019 chromosome 12, ASM1855537v3, whole genome shotgun sequence genomic stretch:
- the mtus2b gene encoding microtubule-associated tumor suppressor candidate 2 isoform X1 produces the protein MSSQGQPAGPVHPGCHDNQGEIKNNNKQGLCVPEVDADTNANEIQDVGGTGDVGAPPPLVSQSEEQDKVIIWGTDSQCDDPDLEEFEMLECQELEAYLVEEEEEEEEEYGRGAESGSGGGRFLDERSMPHSSAPTMAMATNKDESYEDVGREVRRGGQDPESTVSLSVKSQERAARLTKAEFSSENDIFVSCLSNMSSLGGSLASALDSTGRAKTVDPCPAPSAPSWTISEDFTLASQSIPNVSVRCSVLQDNEGPLGNSGRSASQSSSIDVNLNSAVLPRELGSSEAQSGQVEPRMRRSPSLDGLGSLTNGAGKCQSHAERSDHKGYPQMTAGDHKEVHKRGEETQGGLGNKPHPCPPDTAKPMASSEGVRPNVETQGSRASPTPGAGSQKPGPRTSGKPSQDTETPDVNSNPVKADPRGGPGEPRPLRKQGSFEQGRSSSPSSLEKRNQLARKPWGSPTRAVTPPSPKTSGSPRRRAPSSPAKTATATRAPHPECPDVPQGGGGVSKPLGKVCPSSGIPKPILQHPPKPTDKVEPDNRSTRSPPPHYPPKPKNVRPKIITYIRKSPQVKPHAPDAPYEIATLPSRLSPYPSPMASKDPKTGGHHPKAAPALSAANLLYDKYRQEMQKACYYAPALMVSGIKATSHAVPHNLSGKSESFYGELTDKYLQEMGRGGAVALGVPGRDDPTGPPMGPHEAAGLFRSPRVLRPQLGLGAVTRLPSAKNRMLVTGQRSAMTFSHPTPMASPPLQCYQDPSDQGRMGSETGPRSLLPKPGQSGLRPPGYSRLPAARLAAFGFVRSASVSSVSSNQSHDSSHSDPCRPTQRPSSGSEDVPLQRASTPSSEGSRGPSTPATTRRSLLPPPRGSPVAARKEMQKDPEASRSASSSPKRFAVVSPKPQSPVHTRQKPAAAAGVAVRGGAGGSPRRDGGQDSERLLVQRLRERCEDQARQLQSLQAELRKATLGLEVFAITTQHFCQKSEAAIVKERELSLELSRIRDEVAFNVSRWERLQREKEDLERRFEQELRRLQEQQEAELGALEERLKARHRAERERLCAQQRAEMEELRTQQQEQMEEMNQNHDAAMVEMENHHSVTIATLQEEHAKTVRDLISAHEQQRRALEEDFEKLRLSLQDQVDTLTFQNRSLRDRAKRFEEALRRSTDEQIVDALAPYQHVEEDLKSLKEVVQMKNQQIHEQEIKITELEKMAQKNVVLEERVQVLQQQNEDLKARIDRNLAMSRQLSEENANLQEHVEKESSEKKRLSRTNEELLWRLQTGELSPRMSPSASPIHRASPGPASPSRLQPFPR, from the exons ATGAGTTCCCAGGGGCAGCCTGCTGGGCCAGTCCACCCTGGCTGCCATGACAACCAGGGCGAGATCAAGAATAACAACAagcagggtctgtgtgttcCCGAGGTAGACGCCGACACCAACGCCAATGAGATCCAGGACGTGGGCGGGACGGGGGACGTGGGAGCGCCACCCCCTTTGGTGTCCCAGAGCGAGGAGCAGGACAAGGTCATAATCTGGGGGACAGACTCTCAGTGCGACGACCCGGACCTGGAGGAGTTTGAGATGCTGGAGTGCCAGGAGCTTGAGGCCTacctggtggaggaggaggaggaggaggaggaggagtacgGGAGAGGGGCAGAGTCAGGGTCTGGAGGTGGGCGGTTTCTGGATGAGCGGTCCATGCCTCATAGCTCTGCCCCCACAATGGCAATGGCGACAAATAAAGATGAAAGCTACGAGGACGTGGGGAGGGAGGTGAGACGAGGAGGGCAGGACCCAGAGTCCACTGTCTCATTGTCGGTGAAGAGCCAGGAGAGAGCCGCGCGCCTCACCAAGGCCGAGTTCAGCTCAGAGAACGACATCTTCGTCTCCTGCCTCTCCAACATGTCCAGCCTGGGCGGCAGTCTGGCCAGTGCCCTAGACAGCACGGGCCGGGCCAAAACGGTCgatccctgccccgccccatccGCTCCATCTTGGACTATCTCTGAGGACTTTACCCTGGCCTCCCAGTCCATCCCCAACGTTTCGGTGAGGTGCAGCGTTCTTCAGGATAACGAAGGCCCCCTGGGTAATTCTGGAAGAAGCGCCTCCCAGTCCAGCAGCATCGACGTGAATCTGAACTCGGCTGTGTTGCCACGGGAACTCGGAAGCTCAGAAGCGCAATCGGGACAGGTGGAACCAAGGATGAGGAGAAGCCCATCGCTGGATGGGTTGGGTTCGCTGACTAACGGAGCGGGGAAATGCCAGAGCCATGCAGAGCGGAGTGACCACAAAGGATACCCTCAGATGACTGCGGGAGACCACAAGGAGGTCCACAAACGGGGGGAGGAGACACAGGGAGGCCTGGGAAACaagccccacccctgccctccgGACACCGCGAAGCCGATGGCCAGCTCAGAGGGTGTGCGGCCAAACGTGGAGACTCAGGGCTCCAGGGCTTCCCCTACTCCAGGAGCGGGTTCGCAGAAGCCCGGCCCCAGGACGAGCGGGAAACCCTCCCAGGACACAGAGACGCCTGACGTGAACAGTAACCCCGTGAAGGCAGACCCCAGGGGAGGTCCTGGGGAGCCCAGGCCCCTGAGGAAGCAGGGCTCCTTCGAGCAAGGCCGCAGTtccagcccctcctccctgGAGAAGAGGAACCAGCTGGCCAGGAAGCCCTGGGGGAGTCCCACGCGGGCTgtcacccccccatccccaaagaCCTCAGGGTCACCGAGGAGGAGAGCCCCATCGTCTCCCGCTAAGACCGCCACGGCCACTAGAGCCCCCCATCCGGAGTGCCCTGATGTTCCTCAAGGGGGCGGCGGTGTCTCCAAACCTCTTGGGAAGGTGTGTCCCAGCAGCGGCATCCCCAAACCAatcctccagcaccccccaaaGCCAACGGACAAAGTTGAGCCAGACAACAGGAGCACAAGATCGCCCCCACCTCACTACCCACCCAAACCCAAGAACGTGCGCCCCAAAATCATCACCTACATACGCAAGAGCCCTCAGGTGAAGCCCCATGCCCCCGACGCCCCTTACGAGATTGCCACGCTCCCTTCCAGGCTATCGCCGTACCCCAGCCCAATGGCCAGCAAGGACCCCAAAACTGGGGGCCACCACCCCAAAGCTGCCCCAGCGCTAAGCGCGGCTAACCTGCTGTACGATAAGTACCGGCAGGAGATGCAGAAAGCCTGCTACTACGCCCCAGCGCTGATGGTGTCTGGCATCAAAGCCACCAGTCACGCTGTACCCCACAATCTGAGTGGGAAGTCAGAGAGCTTTTACGGGGAACTCACCGACAAGTACCTGCAGGAG ATGGGTAGAGGAGGTGCAGTCGCACTTGGGGTCCCCGGACGGGACGACCCCACGGGCCCGCCAATGGGCCCCCACGAGGCCGCGGGTCTGTTCCGCTCCCCCCGGGTTCTGAGGCCTCAGCTGGGACTGGGCGCGGTCACCAGGCTGCCCTCAGCCAAGAACAGGATGCTCGtgacaggtcagaggtcagccaTGACCTTCAGCCACCCGACTCCGATGGCCAGTCCACCTCTTCAGTGCTACCAGGACCCCTCAG ACCAGGGCAGGATGGGCTCAGAGACGGGCCCCCGATCGCTCCTCCCTAAACCGGGGCAGTCCGGGCTGCGCCCCCCCGGGTACTCCCGCCTGCCCGCCGCCCGCCTGGCCGCTTTCGGCTTCGTCCGCAGCGCCAGCGTCTCGTCCGTGTCCAGCAACCAGTCCCACGACAGCAGCCACAGCGACCCCTGCAGGCCTACGCAGC GTCCAAGCAGTGGGAGTGAGGATGTTCCCCTCCAAAGGGCCTCCACCCCGTCCAGTGAGGGGTCCCGGGGCCCCAGCACCCCCGCCACCACCCGCCGctccctgctcccccctccccgggggTCCCCTGTCG CCGCGAGGAAGGAGATGCAGAAAGACCCCGAAGCTTCTCGGTCGGCATCCTCGTCCCCGAAGAGGTTTGCGGTGGTCTCTCCCAAGCCCCAGTCCCCAG tgcACACGCGTCAGaagccggcggcggcggcgggggtggcggtacggggcggggcgggaggatCCCCCCGGCGGGACGGGGGGCAGGATTCGGAGCGGCTGCTGGTGCAGAGGCTGAGGGAGAGGTGCGAGGACCAGGCCCGGCAGCTCCAGAGCCTGCAGGCCGAGCTGAGGAAGGCCACCCTGGGCCTGGAGGTCTTCGCCATCACCACCCAGCACTTCTGTCAGAAG aGTGAGGCTGCTAtcgtgaaggagagagagctgtcCTTGGAGCTTTCCAGAATCAGGGATGAAGTGG cCTTTAACGTGTCGCGCTGGGAGCGTCTGCAGCGGGAAAAGGAGGACCTGGAGCGGCGCTTTGAGCAGGAGCTGCGGAggctgcaggagcagcaggaggcggagctggggGCGCTGGAGGAGCGGCTGAAGGCCCGACACCGCGCAGAGAGGGAGCGCCTGTGCGCCCAGCAGCGCGCCGAGATGGAGGAGCTGCGCacgcagcagcaggagcag ATGGAGGAGATGAACCAAAACCATGACGCGGCCATGGTGGAGATGGAGAACCACCACAGCGTCACCATAGCGACGCTGCAGGAGGAGCACGCCAAGACAGTCAGAG ACCTAATTTCAGCTCATGAGCAGCAGAGGAGGGCTTTGGAGGAGGACTTTGAGAAGCTCAGACTCTCACTGCAG gaccaggtggACACTCTGACGTTTCAGAATCGCAGCCTGCGAGACCGAGCCAAGCGCTTTGAGGAAGCCCTGCGGAGGAGCACTGACGAGCAGATAGTG GACGCTCTGGCTCCCTATCAGCACGTCGAGGAGGACCTGAAGAGCCTGAAGGAGGTTGTGCAGATGAAGAACCAGCAGATCCACGAGCAGGAGATAAAGATCACCGAGCTGGAGAAAATG GCTCAGAAGAACGTGGTGTTAGAGGAGCGGGTTCaggtgttacagcagcagaacGAGGATCTCAAGGCCAGGATAGACCGCAACCTCGCCATGTCCAG GCAGCTCTCGGAGGAGAACGCGAACCTGCAGGAGCACGTGGAGAAGGAGAGCAGCGAGAAGAAGCGCCTGAGCCGCACCAACGAGGAGCTGCTGTGGAGGCTGCAAACGGGGGAGCTGAGCCCTCGCATgtccccctccgcctcccccatCCACCGGGCCTCCccgggccccgcctccccctcccggCTCCAGCCCTTCCCCAGATGA
- the mtus2b gene encoding microtubule-associated tumor suppressor candidate 2 isoform X3, giving the protein MVQEHQSQPLLQTTNHHPALLSHGTGALIPTFITNYQSPPGTSVTSYRSTNHSLYYKLPITTQHFCHKSEAAIVKERELSLELSRIRDEVAFNVSRWERLQREKEDLERRFEQELRRLQEQQEAELGALEERLKARHRAERERLCAQQRAEMEELRTQQQEQMEEMNQNHDAAMVEMENHHSVTIATLQEEHAKTVRDLISAHEQQRRALEEDFEKLRLSLQDQVDTLTFQNRSLRDRAKRFEEALRRSTDEQIVDALAPYQHVEEDLKSLKEVVQMKNQQIHEQEIKITELEKMAQKNVVLEERVQVLQQQNEDLKARIDRNLAMSRQLSEENANLQEHVEKESSEKKRLSRTNEELLWRLQTGELSPRMSPSASPIHRASPGPASPSRLQPFPR; this is encoded by the exons ATGGTACAGGAGCACCAATCACAACCTCTATTACAAACTACCAATCACCACCCAGCACTTCTGTCACATGGTACAGGAGCACTAATCCCAACCTTTATTACAAACTACCAATCACCACCTGGCACTTCTGTCACAAGCTACAGgagcaccaatcacagccttTATTACAAACTACCCATCACCACCCAGCACTTCTGTCACAAG aGTGAGGCTGCTAtcgtgaaggagagagagctgtcCTTGGAGCTTTCCAGAATCAGGGATGAAGTGG cCTTTAACGTGTCGCGCTGGGAGCGTCTGCAGCGGGAAAAGGAGGACCTGGAGCGGCGCTTTGAGCAGGAGCTGCGGAggctgcaggagcagcaggaggcggagctggggGCGCTGGAGGAGCGGCTGAAGGCCCGACACCGCGCAGAGAGGGAGCGCCTGTGCGCCCAGCAGCGCGCCGAGATGGAGGAGCTGCGCacgcagcagcaggagcag ATGGAGGAGATGAACCAAAACCATGACGCGGCCATGGTGGAGATGGAGAACCACCACAGCGTCACCATAGCGACGCTGCAGGAGGAGCACGCCAAGACAGTCAGAG ACCTAATTTCAGCTCATGAGCAGCAGAGGAGGGCTTTGGAGGAGGACTTTGAGAAGCTCAGACTCTCACTGCAG gaccaggtggACACTCTGACGTTTCAGAATCGCAGCCTGCGAGACCGAGCCAAGCGCTTTGAGGAAGCCCTGCGGAGGAGCACTGACGAGCAGATAGTG GACGCTCTGGCTCCCTATCAGCACGTCGAGGAGGACCTGAAGAGCCTGAAGGAGGTTGTGCAGATGAAGAACCAGCAGATCCACGAGCAGGAGATAAAGATCACCGAGCTGGAGAAAATG GCTCAGAAGAACGTGGTGTTAGAGGAGCGGGTTCaggtgttacagcagcagaacGAGGATCTCAAGGCCAGGATAGACCGCAACCTCGCCATGTCCAG GCAGCTCTCGGAGGAGAACGCGAACCTGCAGGAGCACGTGGAGAAGGAGAGCAGCGAGAAGAAGCGCCTGAGCCGCACCAACGAGGAGCTGCTGTGGAGGCTGCAAACGGGGGAGCTGAGCCCTCGCATgtccccctccgcctcccccatCCACCGGGCCTCCccgggccccgcctccccctcccggCTCCAGCCCTTCCCCAGATGA
- the mtus2b gene encoding microtubule-associated tumor suppressor candidate 2 isoform X2: MVTVPSVRKIESPSATQQRCPEASMYTLLGYFVPLVSLVYQRVSTNGKEDLHQCPSSGSEDVPLQRASTPSSEGSRGPSTPATTRRSLLPPPRGSPVAARKEMQKDPEASRSASSSPKRFAVVSPKPQSPVHTRQKPAAAAGVAVRGGAGGSPRRDGGQDSERLLVQRLRERCEDQARQLQSLQAELRKATLGLEVFAITTQHFCQKSEAAIVKERELSLELSRIRDEVAFNVSRWERLQREKEDLERRFEQELRRLQEQQEAELGALEERLKARHRAERERLCAQQRAEMEELRTQQQEQMEEMNQNHDAAMVEMENHHSVTIATLQEEHAKTVRDLISAHEQQRRALEEDFEKLRLSLQDQVDTLTFQNRSLRDRAKRFEEALRRSTDEQIVDALAPYQHVEEDLKSLKEVVQMKNQQIHEQEIKITELEKMAQKNVVLEERVQVLQQQNEDLKARIDRNLAMSRQLSEENANLQEHVEKESSEKKRLSRTNEELLWRLQTGELSPRMSPSASPIHRASPGPASPSRLQPFPR, translated from the exons ATGGTCACTGTTCCCAGCGTCCGGAAAATTGAGTCTCCCTCTGCAACACAGCAACGTTGTCCGGAAGCTTCCATGTACACTCTGCTGGGATATTTTGTGCCTCTTGTCTCTCTGGTCTACCAGAGGGTGTCCACCAACGGGAAGGAAGATCTTCATCAAT GTCCAAGCAGTGGGAGTGAGGATGTTCCCCTCCAAAGGGCCTCCACCCCGTCCAGTGAGGGGTCCCGGGGCCCCAGCACCCCCGCCACCACCCGCCGctccctgctcccccctccccgggggTCCCCTGTCG CCGCGAGGAAGGAGATGCAGAAAGACCCCGAAGCTTCTCGGTCGGCATCCTCGTCCCCGAAGAGGTTTGCGGTGGTCTCTCCCAAGCCCCAGTCCCCAG tgcACACGCGTCAGaagccggcggcggcggcgggggtggcggtacggggcggggcgggaggatCCCCCCGGCGGGACGGGGGGCAGGATTCGGAGCGGCTGCTGGTGCAGAGGCTGAGGGAGAGGTGCGAGGACCAGGCCCGGCAGCTCCAGAGCCTGCAGGCCGAGCTGAGGAAGGCCACCCTGGGCCTGGAGGTCTTCGCCATCACCACCCAGCACTTCTGTCAGAAG aGTGAGGCTGCTAtcgtgaaggagagagagctgtcCTTGGAGCTTTCCAGAATCAGGGATGAAGTGG cCTTTAACGTGTCGCGCTGGGAGCGTCTGCAGCGGGAAAAGGAGGACCTGGAGCGGCGCTTTGAGCAGGAGCTGCGGAggctgcaggagcagcaggaggcggagctggggGCGCTGGAGGAGCGGCTGAAGGCCCGACACCGCGCAGAGAGGGAGCGCCTGTGCGCCCAGCAGCGCGCCGAGATGGAGGAGCTGCGCacgcagcagcaggagcag ATGGAGGAGATGAACCAAAACCATGACGCGGCCATGGTGGAGATGGAGAACCACCACAGCGTCACCATAGCGACGCTGCAGGAGGAGCACGCCAAGACAGTCAGAG ACCTAATTTCAGCTCATGAGCAGCAGAGGAGGGCTTTGGAGGAGGACTTTGAGAAGCTCAGACTCTCACTGCAG gaccaggtggACACTCTGACGTTTCAGAATCGCAGCCTGCGAGACCGAGCCAAGCGCTTTGAGGAAGCCCTGCGGAGGAGCACTGACGAGCAGATAGTG GACGCTCTGGCTCCCTATCAGCACGTCGAGGAGGACCTGAAGAGCCTGAAGGAGGTTGTGCAGATGAAGAACCAGCAGATCCACGAGCAGGAGATAAAGATCACCGAGCTGGAGAAAATG GCTCAGAAGAACGTGGTGTTAGAGGAGCGGGTTCaggtgttacagcagcagaacGAGGATCTCAAGGCCAGGATAGACCGCAACCTCGCCATGTCCAG GCAGCTCTCGGAGGAGAACGCGAACCTGCAGGAGCACGTGGAGAAGGAGAGCAGCGAGAAGAAGCGCCTGAGCCGCACCAACGAGGAGCTGCTGTGGAGGCTGCAAACGGGGGAGCTGAGCCCTCGCATgtccccctccgcctcccccatCCACCGGGCCTCCccgggccccgcctccccctcccggCTCCAGCCCTTCCCCAGATGA